The following proteins come from a genomic window of Cronobacter muytjensii ATCC 51329:
- the bglX gene encoding beta-glucosidase BglX — protein MKWLCSVGMAVSLALQPALASEQFGDHPLTPEARDAFVTDLLKKMTVDEKIGQLRLISVGPDNPKEAIRDMIKEGQVGAIFNTVTRPDIRAMQDQVMQLSRLKIPLFFAYDVLHGQRTIFPNSLGLASTFNLDAVKTVGRVSAYEAADDGLNMTWAPMVDVTRDPRWGRGSEGFGEDTYLTSMMGKTMVESMQGKSPADRYSVMTSVKHFAAYGAVEGGKEYNTVDMSSQRLFNDYMPPYKEALDAGSGGVMIALNSLNGTPAASDGWLLKDLLRGDWGFKGITISDHGAIKELIKHGTASGPEDAVRVAIKSGVDMSMADEYYSKYLPDLIKSGKVTMAELDDATRHVLNVKYDMGLFNDPYSHLGPKESDPKDTNAESRLHRDDARRVARESLVLLKNRLETLPLKKSGTIAVVGPLADSKRDMMGSWSAAGVADQSVTLLQGMKNVAGDKAKILFAKGANVTDDKGIVDFLNLYEPAVVVDKRTPKEMIDEAVNVAKQSDVVVAVVGEAQGMAHEASSRTDLTIPQSQRDLISALKATGKPLVLVLMNGRPLALVKEDQQADAILETWFAGTEGGNAIADVLFGDYNPSGKLPISFPRSVGQIPVYYSHLNTGRPYNPEKPNKYTSRYFDEANGPLYPFGYGLSYTTFSVSDVKLSAPTMKRDGKVTASVTVTNTGKREGATAVQMYLQDVTASMSRPVKQLRGFEKVTLKPGQSQTVSFPIDVEALKFWNQRMKYDAEPGKFNVFIGLDSARVKQGEFELL, from the coding sequence ATGAAATGGCTTTGTTCTGTGGGTATGGCCGTGAGCCTTGCGCTGCAACCGGCCCTGGCGTCTGAACAGTTCGGCGATCATCCGCTGACGCCCGAAGCGCGGGATGCGTTCGTGACCGATTTACTCAAAAAAATGACGGTCGATGAGAAAATTGGCCAGCTGCGCCTGATTAGCGTGGGGCCGGATAACCCGAAAGAAGCGATTCGGGACATGATTAAAGAGGGACAGGTCGGCGCGATTTTCAATACCGTGACCCGCCCGGATATCCGCGCGATGCAGGATCAGGTGATGCAGTTAAGCCGCCTGAAAATCCCGCTGTTTTTTGCCTACGATGTGCTGCACGGTCAGCGCACCATTTTCCCGAACAGCCTGGGCCTGGCGTCTACCTTTAACCTCGACGCGGTGAAAACCGTGGGCCGCGTGTCGGCGTATGAAGCCGCTGACGACGGTCTGAACATGACCTGGGCGCCGATGGTCGACGTGACGCGCGACCCGCGCTGGGGTCGCGGCTCGGAGGGGTTCGGCGAGGATACCTATCTCACCAGCATGATGGGCAAAACCATGGTGGAGTCGATGCAGGGCAAAAGCCCGGCGGACCGCTACTCGGTCATGACCAGCGTGAAACACTTCGCCGCTTACGGCGCCGTGGAGGGCGGTAAAGAGTACAACACCGTTGATATGAGCTCCCAGCGCCTGTTCAACGACTACATGCCGCCGTACAAAGAGGCGCTCGACGCGGGCAGCGGCGGGGTAATGATTGCGCTTAACTCCCTGAACGGCACCCCGGCGGCGTCCGATGGCTGGCTGCTAAAAGATCTGCTGCGCGGCGACTGGGGCTTTAAAGGCATTACCATTTCCGACCACGGCGCGATTAAAGAGCTTATCAAACACGGTACGGCATCCGGCCCGGAAGACGCAGTGCGCGTGGCGATTAAATCCGGCGTTGATATGAGCATGGCGGATGAGTATTACAGCAAATATCTGCCGGATCTTATCAAGAGCGGCAAAGTGACAATGGCCGAACTTGACGACGCCACCCGTCACGTGCTGAACGTCAAATATGACATGGGGCTGTTTAACGATCCGTACAGTCATCTGGGGCCGAAAGAATCCGACCCGAAAGACACCAACGCCGAGAGCCGCCTGCACCGCGACGACGCGCGTCGCGTGGCACGCGAAAGCCTGGTGCTGCTGAAAAACCGCCTGGAGACGCTGCCGCTGAAAAAATCCGGCACTATCGCGGTGGTCGGGCCGCTCGCTGACAGCAAGCGCGACATGATGGGCAGCTGGTCAGCGGCGGGCGTGGCGGATCAGTCCGTGACGCTGCTGCAGGGCATGAAAAACGTGGCGGGCGATAAGGCGAAAATTCTCTTCGCCAAAGGCGCGAACGTCACCGACGATAAAGGTATTGTCGACTTCCTGAATCTCTACGAGCCGGCTGTGGTCGTGGATAAACGCACGCCGAAGGAAATGATCGATGAAGCGGTGAACGTCGCGAAGCAGTCTGACGTGGTCGTGGCAGTGGTCGGCGAAGCCCAGGGCATGGCCCATGAGGCGTCCAGCCGTACTGACCTGACCATTCCGCAGAGCCAGCGCGATCTGATTAGCGCGCTGAAAGCGACCGGTAAACCGCTGGTGCTGGTGCTGATGAATGGCCGCCCGCTGGCGCTGGTGAAAGAAGATCAGCAGGCGGACGCGATCCTGGAAACCTGGTTTGCCGGGACCGAAGGCGGTAACGCCATCGCCGACGTGCTCTTTGGCGACTATAACCCGTCGGGCAAGCTGCCAATTTCCTTCCCGCGCTCGGTCGGCCAGATCCCGGTCTACTACAGCCACCTCAACACGGGCCGCCCGTACAACCCGGAAAAACCGAACAAATACACTTCGCGCTACTTTGACGAAGCCAACGGCCCGCTGTACCCGTTCGGTTATGGCCTGAGCTACACCACGTTCAGCGTGTCCGACGTGAAGCTCTCCGCGCCGACCATGAAACGTGACGGCAAAGTGACCGCCAGCGTGACGGTGACCAACACCGGCAAACGCGAGGGCGCGACGGCGGTGCAGATGTATCTTCAGGACGTTACGGCGTCCATGAGTCGTCCGGTGAAACAGCTGCGCGGTTTTGAGAAAGTGACGCTCAAGCCTGGCCAAAGCCAGACCGTCAGCTTCCCGATCGACGTCGAGGCGCTGAAATTCTGGAACCAGCGTATGAAATATGACGCCGAGCCTGGCAAGTTTAATGTCTTTATCGGGCTTGATTCCGCCCGCGTGAAGCAGGGCGAATTCGAACTGCTGTAA
- the osmF gene encoding glycine betaine ABC transporter substrate-binding protein OsmF, translating into MTLKQWSAAGLLLLAAGAQAAEPVKVGSKIDTEGALLGNIILQVLESHGVKTVNKVQLGTTPVVRGAITSGELDIYPEYTGNGAFFFKQENDPAWKNAHQGYEKVKKLDAEQNKLVWLTPAAANNTWTIAVRQDLAQKNKLTSLADLSRYLKAGGTFKLAASAEFIERADALPAFEKAYDFKLNQNQLLSLAGGDTAVTIKAAAQQTSGVNAAMAYGTDGPVAALGLQTLTDPKGVQPVYAPAPVVREAVLKAYPDMPQWFEPVFKALDEKTLQTLNGQIAVEGLDAGKVASQWLKEKGLVK; encoded by the coding sequence ATGACGCTGAAACAGTGGAGCGCGGCAGGTCTGTTGCTGCTGGCGGCAGGCGCGCAGGCGGCCGAGCCGGTGAAAGTGGGTTCGAAAATCGACACTGAAGGCGCGCTGCTCGGCAACATTATTTTGCAGGTGCTGGAAAGCCACGGCGTGAAAACGGTCAACAAAGTGCAGCTTGGCACCACGCCAGTGGTGCGCGGAGCCATTACCTCCGGCGAGCTGGATATCTACCCGGAATACACCGGCAACGGCGCGTTCTTCTTTAAACAGGAAAACGATCCGGCCTGGAAAAACGCGCATCAGGGCTACGAGAAAGTGAAAAAGCTCGACGCTGAGCAGAACAAGCTGGTCTGGCTGACGCCTGCGGCGGCGAACAACACCTGGACCATCGCGGTGCGTCAGGATCTGGCGCAGAAGAACAAACTGACCTCGCTTGCCGATCTCAGCCGTTATCTGAAAGCGGGCGGTACGTTTAAGCTTGCCGCCTCGGCGGAATTTATCGAGCGCGCCGACGCGCTGCCGGCATTTGAAAAAGCCTACGACTTTAAACTCAACCAGAACCAGCTGCTGTCGCTTGCGGGCGGCGATACTGCGGTAACTATCAAAGCGGCGGCCCAGCAAACCTCCGGCGTGAATGCCGCGATGGCGTATGGCACCGACGGACCGGTCGCCGCGCTCGGCCTGCAAACGCTCACAGACCCGAAAGGCGTTCAGCCGGTCTACGCGCCAGCGCCGGTGGTACGCGAGGCGGTGCTGAAGGCGTACCCGGACATGCCGCAATGGTTTGAGCCGGTCTTTAAAGCGCTGGATGAGAAAACGCTGCAAACGCTGAACGGCCAGATTGCGGTTGAAGGACTGGATGCCGGTAAAGTGGCGTCGCAGTGGCTGAAAGAAAAAGGACTGGTGAAATAG
- a CDS encoding ABC transporter permease yields the protein MSIRCHNRVLVLLAALLAAAALLPFLNHAPNRLVSGAPLGLTALFPVVAPALWALPLLLCLLACVPGKPGAWLALISAQGLFIALLYVTGAEATQLAQTGSRLARTSPGSGLWLMLAVALLAASDAIGRLTRKPLWRWLLHAQIWIAPLWLLMSGHFDALSLLKEYANRQTVFDDATARHLTLLFSTLLAALVIGLPLGILCHRRPRWQPGLFAALNIIQTVPSVALFGLLMAPLAGLARELPTLGAMGVSGTGMAPALIALTLYALLPLVRGVVAGLGQVPAPVLESAKGMGMSARQRFWHVETPLALPVWLRSLRVVAVQTVGMAVVAALIGAGGFGALVFQGLLSSALDLVLLGVIPVVALAVVLDALFTLVIGALEAKRDD from the coding sequence TTGTCGATTAGATGCCATAACCGGGTGCTGGTGCTGCTGGCGGCTCTGCTTGCCGCCGCCGCGCTGTTGCCCTTTTTAAATCACGCGCCGAACCGTCTGGTCTCCGGCGCGCCGCTCGGCCTCACTGCGCTGTTTCCCGTCGTCGCGCCCGCGCTCTGGGCGCTACCGCTTTTGCTTTGTCTGCTCGCCTGCGTTCCCGGAAAGCCAGGAGCCTGGCTCGCGCTCATTAGCGCGCAGGGGTTGTTTATCGCGCTGCTTTACGTCACGGGCGCGGAGGCGACGCAGCTTGCCCAGACGGGCAGCCGGCTTGCGCGCACGTCGCCCGGCAGCGGGCTGTGGCTGATGCTGGCCGTCGCGCTCCTTGCCGCGAGCGACGCTATCGGCCGGCTGACGCGTAAGCCCCTCTGGCGCTGGCTGCTGCACGCGCAGATCTGGATAGCGCCGCTGTGGCTGCTGATGAGCGGACACTTCGACGCGTTGTCGCTTCTCAAAGAATACGCCAACCGCCAGACGGTGTTTGATGACGCCACGGCGCGCCATCTGACGCTGCTGTTCAGTACGCTCCTGGCGGCGCTCGTGATTGGCCTGCCGCTCGGGATCCTCTGCCATCGCCGTCCGCGCTGGCAGCCGGGCCTGTTTGCGGCGCTCAATATTATTCAGACAGTGCCGTCGGTCGCGCTCTTTGGCCTGCTGATGGCGCCGCTCGCCGGGCTGGCGCGGGAATTGCCGACGCTTGGCGCGATGGGCGTTTCCGGCACCGGCATGGCGCCTGCGCTGATTGCGCTCACGCTCTATGCGCTGCTGCCGCTGGTGCGCGGCGTGGTGGCCGGGCTTGGCCAGGTGCCCGCGCCGGTGCTGGAGAGCGCGAAAGGCATGGGGATGTCCGCGCGTCAGCGCTTCTGGCATGTCGAAACGCCGCTGGCGCTGCCGGTGTGGCTGCGCAGTCTGCGGGTCGTGGCGGTGCAGACGGTGGGCATGGCGGTGGTCGCCGCGCTTATCGGCGCAGGCGGCTTTGGCGCGCTGGTGTTTCAGGGGTTGCTCAGCAGCGCGCTCGATCTGGTGCTGCTCGGCGTGATTCCCGTGGTAGCGCTGGCCGTAGTGCTGGATGCGCTGTTTACCTTGGTTATCGGGGCGCTGGAGGCGAAACGAGATGATTGA
- a CDS encoding ABC transporter ATP-binding protein: protein MIEFQQVSKFYDGSAAVKDISLTFAEGAFSVLIGTSGSGKSTTLKMINRLVEHDAGEIRFAGEEIRRFSPEALRRRMGYAIQSVGLFPHWTVAQNIATVPQLLKWPKARIQARVDELLTLLGLAPEAFRDRYPHQLSGGQQQRVGVARALAADPEVLLMDEPFGALDPVTRTALQQEMRRIHQLLGRTIVLVTHDIDEALSLAQHLVLMDNGEVVQQGTPLSLLTAPRNDFVRDFFGRSELGVRLLSLKQVADFIEPGAGEGEPVAETLTLREAMSLFVERQCEALSVVDAQGAHRGVLRFRHLVNQREARGE from the coding sequence ATGATTGAATTTCAGCAGGTCAGTAAATTTTATGACGGCAGTGCTGCGGTAAAGGATATCAGCCTGACGTTTGCAGAGGGCGCGTTCTCGGTGCTTATCGGCACTTCGGGCTCCGGCAAGTCCACCACGCTGAAGATGATTAACCGCCTTGTGGAGCACGACGCGGGTGAGATCCGCTTTGCGGGCGAGGAGATCCGCCGTTTTTCTCCGGAGGCGCTGCGTCGGCGCATGGGCTATGCCATTCAGTCGGTCGGGCTGTTTCCGCACTGGACGGTGGCGCAGAATATCGCCACCGTGCCGCAACTGCTGAAGTGGCCGAAGGCGCGCATTCAGGCGCGGGTGGATGAACTGCTCACGCTGCTCGGGCTGGCGCCTGAGGCGTTTCGCGACCGCTACCCGCACCAGCTCTCCGGCGGGCAGCAGCAGCGCGTCGGCGTGGCGCGCGCGCTGGCGGCCGATCCGGAAGTGTTGCTGATGGATGAGCCGTTCGGCGCGCTCGACCCGGTGACCCGCACCGCGCTGCAACAGGAAATGCGCCGTATTCATCAGTTGCTCGGGCGCACCATCGTGCTGGTGACGCACGACATCGACGAGGCGCTGAGCCTTGCGCAGCATCTGGTGCTGATGGATAACGGTGAAGTGGTGCAGCAGGGCACGCCGCTCTCGCTGCTGACCGCGCCGCGTAACGATTTTGTGCGTGATTTTTTCGGGCGCAGCGAGCTTGGCGTGCGGTTGTTGTCGCTCAAACAGGTCGCGGACTTTATCGAGCCGGGGGCAGGCGAAGGCGAGCCGGTGGCCGAAACCTTAACGCTTCGCGAGGCGATGTCGCTGTTTGTCGAACGCCAGTGCGAGGCGCTGTCGGTGGTGGACGCGCAGGGCGCGCACCGCGGCGTGCTGCGCTTTCGCCATCTGGTGAATCAGCGGGAGGCGCGGGGTGAATAG
- a CDS encoding ABC transporter permease, which produces MNRLRDPLLWLTLAFIALLLAMPHSEGLFHWLFPGLSRPVYLQESFVALTLSHLGLVAVSGAVSVACGVAVGIAVTRPWGREFRALAQTLAAAGQTFPPVAVLAIAVPVMGFGREPAIVALILYGLLPVLQGTLAGLSAVPEDVKEVARGVGMSRGQILRKVELPLASGVMLAGIRTSVIINIGTATIASTVGASTLGTPIIIGLSGFNTAYVIQGAVLVALAAILVDRLFERLARVMNRNAG; this is translated from the coding sequence GTGAATAGACTGCGCGATCCGCTGCTCTGGCTGACGCTTGCGTTTATCGCGCTGCTGCTGGCGATGCCGCACAGCGAAGGGCTGTTCCACTGGCTGTTTCCGGGGCTGTCACGCCCGGTCTACCTGCAGGAGAGCTTTGTGGCGCTGACGCTCTCGCATCTGGGGTTAGTGGCAGTTTCAGGCGCGGTGTCGGTCGCCTGCGGCGTCGCCGTGGGCATTGCGGTGACGCGCCCGTGGGGACGCGAGTTTCGCGCGCTCGCCCAGACGCTTGCCGCCGCCGGACAGACGTTTCCGCCGGTGGCGGTGCTGGCGATTGCGGTGCCGGTGATGGGGTTTGGCCGCGAACCCGCCATCGTCGCGCTGATCCTCTACGGCCTTTTGCCGGTGTTGCAGGGCACCCTCGCGGGGCTCAGCGCAGTACCGGAAGATGTCAAAGAGGTGGCGCGCGGCGTCGGCATGAGCCGCGGGCAGATCTTACGCAAGGTGGAACTACCGCTGGCATCTGGCGTGATGCTGGCCGGGATCCGCACGTCGGTGATTATTAATATCGGCACCGCCACGATCGCGTCTACCGTCGGCGCCAGCACGCTCGGCACTCCAATTATCATTGGCCTGAGCGGCTTTAACACGGCGTATGTGATTCAGGGGGCGGTGCTGGTGGCGCTGGCGGCGATTCTGGTAGACAGACTCTTCGAGCGCCTGGCGCGGGTTATGAACCGGAATGCAGGATAA
- a CDS encoding protein YohO encodes MKLVRISLITGMVLMAIGGIGGVMLAGYTVILHSGS; translated from the coding sequence ATGAAATTAGTCCGAATCAGCCTGATAACCGGCATGGTCCTGATGGCCATCGGCGGTATCGGCGGCGTAATGCTCGCAGGCTACACCGTTATCCTGCATTCCGGTTCATAA
- a CDS encoding MerR family transcriptional regulator — MALYTIGEVADLCEVNPVTLRAWQRRYGLLKPVRTDGGHRLFSEADIDRIREIKHWIEQGVQVSKVKTLLSSDSADEPEGWRERQEMLLAKLRSGNVGQVRNWVSELGRDYPAPMLVHHLYTPLRRRMQLQHATLHALLSLLDGILINYVAFCLQSAWKKPGNDALVVGWGHQDATRLWLEAWLAVQKGWRVDVLAQPLVQLRPELFPGKTLLVWCGEPPAPRQLEQIAAWRQQGHAIFSLHEPDTI; from the coding sequence ATGGCGCTATATACGATTGGCGAAGTCGCCGATCTTTGCGAAGTAAACCCGGTGACGCTGCGCGCATGGCAGCGACGCTACGGGCTGCTCAAACCCGTGCGCACCGACGGCGGTCACCGCCTGTTCAGCGAGGCGGATATCGACCGCATCCGCGAAATCAAACACTGGATTGAGCAAGGCGTCCAGGTCAGTAAAGTCAAAACGCTGCTTAGCAGCGACAGCGCGGATGAGCCGGAAGGCTGGCGCGAGCGTCAGGAGATGCTGCTTGCGAAACTACGCAGCGGTAACGTCGGCCAGGTCAGAAACTGGGTAAGCGAGCTTGGGCGCGACTACCCGGCCCCGATGCTGGTGCATCATCTCTATACCCCGCTGCGCCGCCGGATGCAGTTGCAACATGCCACTTTGCATGCGTTATTAAGTTTACTCGACGGCATTCTGATTAATTATGTTGCGTTCTGCCTGCAATCCGCGTGGAAAAAGCCCGGCAACGACGCGCTGGTAGTCGGCTGGGGGCATCAGGATGCCACGCGACTGTGGCTGGAGGCCTGGCTGGCGGTGCAAAAAGGCTGGCGGGTGGATGTGCTGGCGCAGCCGCTGGTGCAGTTGCGCCCCGAGCTGTTCCCCGGTAAAACGCTGCTGGTGTGGTGCGGCGAGCCGCCCGCGCCGCGTCAGCTTGAGCAGATCGCCGCCTGGCGCCAGCAGGGCCATGCGATCTTTTCGCTCCATGAACCTGACACCATTTAA
- the metG gene encoding methionine--tRNA ligase — translation MTQVAKKILVTCALPYANGSIHLGHMLEHIQADVWVRYQRMRGHEVNFICADDAHGTPIMLKAQQLGITPEQMIAEMSKEHQTDFAGFNISYDNYHSTHSDENRVLSELIYTRLKENGFIKNRTISQLYDPEKGMFLPDRFVKGTCPKCKSPDQYGDNCEVCGATYSPTELIEPKSVVSGATPVMRDSEHFFFDLPSFSEMLQAWTRSGALQEQVANKMQEWFESGLQQWDISRDAPYFGFEIPNAPGKYFYVWLDAPIGYMGSFKNLCDKRGDTESFDEYWKKDSDAELYHFIGKDIVYFHSLFWPAMLEGSGFRKPTNLFVHGYVTVNGAKMSKSRGTFIKASTWLNHFDADSLRYYYAAKLSSRIDDIDLNLEDFVQRVNADIVNKVVNLASRNAGFIAKRFDGELAAELADPALYKTFTDAAVVIGNAWESREFGKAIREIMALADLANRYVDEQAPWVVAKQEGRDAELQAICSMGINLFRVLMTWLKPVLPELCERAEAFLNTGLTWDGINAPLLGHKVNSFKALYNRIEMKQVEALVEASKEEVKAAAAPATGELADNPIQDTITFDDFAKIDLRVALIENAEFVEGSDKLLRLTLDLDGEKRNVFSGIRSAYPDPQALIGRLTVMVANLAPRKMRFGISEGMVMAAGPGGKDIFLLSPDSGAKPGQQVK, via the coding sequence ATGACTCAAGTCGCGAAGAAAATTCTGGTAACGTGCGCGCTGCCGTACGCCAACGGCTCCATCCACCTCGGCCATATGCTGGAGCACATCCAGGCTGATGTCTGGGTCCGTTACCAGCGAATGCGCGGCCACGAGGTTAATTTCATCTGCGCCGACGACGCCCACGGCACGCCCATCATGCTCAAGGCCCAGCAACTCGGCATCACGCCGGAGCAGATGATTGCCGAGATGAGCAAAGAGCATCAGACCGATTTTGCAGGCTTTAACATCAGCTACGACAATTATCACTCAACCCACAGCGATGAAAACCGCGTGCTGTCGGAGCTTATCTACACCCGTCTGAAAGAAAACGGTTTTATTAAAAATCGCACCATTTCGCAGCTCTACGATCCGGAAAAAGGCATGTTCCTGCCGGACCGTTTTGTGAAAGGCACCTGCCCGAAATGTAAATCCCCGGATCAGTACGGCGATAACTGTGAAGTCTGCGGCGCGACCTACAGCCCGACCGAGCTTATCGAGCCGAAATCCGTGGTGTCCGGCGCCACGCCGGTGATGCGCGATTCCGAGCACTTCTTCTTCGATCTGCCGTCGTTTAGCGAAATGCTGCAGGCGTGGACCCGTTCCGGCGCGCTCCAGGAGCAGGTGGCGAACAAAATGCAGGAGTGGTTTGAATCCGGCCTGCAGCAGTGGGACATCTCCCGCGACGCGCCTTACTTCGGCTTTGAAATCCCGAACGCGCCGGGCAAATATTTCTACGTCTGGCTGGATGCGCCGATTGGCTATATGGGTTCGTTCAAAAACCTGTGCGACAAGCGCGGCGACACCGAAAGCTTTGACGAATACTGGAAGAAAGACTCCGACGCCGAGCTGTATCACTTTATCGGTAAAGATATCGTCTACTTCCACAGCCTGTTCTGGCCGGCAATGCTGGAAGGCAGCGGTTTTCGCAAGCCGACCAACCTGTTTGTCCACGGCTACGTGACGGTCAACGGCGCGAAGATGTCCAAATCGCGCGGCACCTTTATTAAAGCCAGCACCTGGCTGAACCATTTCGACGCTGACAGCCTGCGTTACTACTACGCGGCGAAGCTCTCCTCGCGCATCGACGATATCGACCTGAACCTGGAAGATTTCGTGCAGCGCGTGAATGCCGACATTGTTAACAAAGTGGTAAACCTGGCGTCGCGCAACGCAGGCTTTATCGCCAAACGCTTTGACGGCGAGCTGGCGGCGGAACTCGCCGACCCGGCGCTCTACAAAACCTTTACCGACGCGGCGGTCGTCATTGGCAACGCGTGGGAGAGCCGCGAGTTTGGTAAGGCCATTCGCGAAATCATGGCGCTTGCCGATCTCGCTAACCGCTATGTCGACGAACAGGCGCCGTGGGTCGTGGCGAAGCAGGAAGGTCGCGATGCCGAACTGCAGGCGATCTGCTCCATGGGCATTAATCTGTTCCGCGTGCTGATGACCTGGCTGAAACCGGTGCTGCCGGAGCTGTGCGAGCGCGCCGAGGCGTTCCTGAATACCGGGCTGACCTGGGATGGCATCAACGCCCCGCTGCTCGGCCATAAAGTGAATAGCTTTAAGGCGCTGTATAACCGTATCGAAATGAAACAGGTGGAAGCGTTAGTGGAAGCGTCAAAAGAAGAAGTGAAAGCCGCGGCCGCGCCGGCGACCGGCGAACTGGCGGACAACCCTATCCAGGACACCATCACGTTTGACGATTTCGCGAAAATCGACCTGCGCGTGGCGCTTATCGAAAATGCGGAATTTGTGGAAGGCTCCGACAAGCTGCTGCGCCTGACGCTGGATCTTGACGGCGAAAAACGCAACGTCTTCTCCGGCATCCGCTCCGCTTACCCGGACCCGCAGGCGCTGATTGGCCGCCTGACGGTGATGGTGGCGAATCTCGCGCCGCGTAAAATGCGCTTCGGCATCTCCGAAGGGATGGTGATGGCTGCGGGCCCAGGCGGGAAAGATATCTTCCTGTTAAGCCCGGACAGCGGCGCCAAACCGGGGCAGCAGGTGAAATAA
- a CDS encoding HD-GYP domain-containing protein, whose amino-acid sequence MVFNIGNTLIFLCRTKERFRNNLIFNGVYASYIAYRLSLMMEKSNAFCLRALICGLLQGYTTPARDNKKAQDEENPSLNNIQRVELSDCSVFESFSTPTRYRFYDYDLLKALAISQEDILISSVLKISNDFDLFLHKSRLYEKLEHERGSALQASSLFDEFAISTRPERFYPGLMDELMKLTELDDFWFYLRADYIEGMIRTINFDKSLPVMNDEHTLSLARLLSTIVDMKNPLTYHHSLKVGELASFIGKKMYLDERTCNRLYLAGLLHDLGKINTADGILNKCGKLTPGEYRTIQRHVTDTRGILRSIIIDESVVDWAAEHHERIDGSGYPMKKTGEQLSLPSRIMAIADIFQALCQKRTYREALPLDKVLSIIRTECANGKICSRTFSVFEENAKECYEIAK is encoded by the coding sequence ATGGTTTTTAATATTGGTAATACATTGATATTTCTATGTAGAACTAAGGAGAGGTTTAGAAATAATTTAATTTTTAATGGAGTCTACGCGTCGTACATTGCTTATCGTCTGTCGTTAATGATGGAGAAAAGTAATGCTTTTTGCCTGCGGGCTTTGATCTGTGGCTTGTTACAGGGTTACACCACGCCTGCCAGGGACAATAAAAAAGCGCAGGACGAGGAAAATCCGTCGCTCAATAACATACAACGCGTAGAACTGAGCGATTGCTCGGTCTTCGAGAGTTTTTCAACGCCGACGCGTTATCGGTTTTATGATTATGATCTTTTGAAAGCGTTAGCTATTTCACAGGAGGATATTTTAATTTCTTCTGTTTTGAAGATAAGTAACGATTTCGATCTGTTTTTGCATAAATCACGCTTGTATGAAAAATTAGAGCATGAGCGAGGCTCTGCATTGCAAGCGAGTTCATTATTTGATGAGTTCGCAATAAGCACGCGCCCTGAAAGATTCTATCCGGGCTTAATGGATGAACTCATGAAATTAACTGAACTGGATGATTTTTGGTTTTATCTGCGTGCTGATTATATTGAAGGGATGATCAGGACGATTAATTTTGATAAATCATTACCTGTCATGAATGATGAGCATACGCTAAGTTTAGCGCGCCTGCTCTCCACCATTGTGGATATGAAAAACCCTCTTACCTATCATCACTCACTCAAAGTCGGCGAATTAGCGAGCTTTATTGGTAAGAAGATGTACCTTGATGAAAGAACCTGCAACCGATTATATCTTGCTGGCTTATTGCACGATCTCGGGAAAATCAATACTGCCGATGGCATACTGAATAAATGTGGGAAACTCACGCCGGGCGAATACAGGACTATTCAGCGCCACGTCACGGACACCCGCGGCATCCTGCGTAGCATAATTATTGATGAAAGTGTGGTTGACTGGGCCGCCGAGCATCATGAGCGTATTGACGGCTCAGGCTATCCCATGAAAAAAACAGGAGAACAGCTCTCATTACCCAGCAGGATAATGGCGATAGCAGATATTTTTCAGGCGCTATGCCAAAAAAGAACGTATCGTGAGGCGCTTCCTCTCGATAAAGTTTTATCAATTATACGGACAGAATGTGCAAATGGAAAAATATGCTCAAGAACCTTTAGCGTTTTCGAAGAAAATGCTAAAGAGTGCTACGAAATCGCTAAATAA